DNA from Mycolicibacterium alvei:
GACACTGCGGTCACTTTTATTGATTATGAAAATAGTTGGGACGGTGTTCCGGAGAGCCTGACGTTCGCGCAGTTGTATCGGCGGACGCGGAATCTGGCGCGATATCTCGAACAATTCGGGGCACCGGGTGACCGCGCGCTGATCCTGGCTCCGCAGGGGATCGCGTACATCGTGGCTTTTCTCGGCGCGATGCAGGCGGGGCGCATCGCGGTGCCGTTGTCGGTGCCGTTGGGGGGTGCCAGCGATGACCGCGTCGGATCGGTGTTGCAGAATGCGCTGCCGACCGTCATCCTCACCACCTCTGCGGTCTCGGGAGTGGTGGCCGAGTACGTCTCGTCTCAGCCCGGCGGATCGACTCCGTCGATCGTCGAGGTCGACCTGCTGGATCTCGACGCCTCGCCGGGGCGCTACGGCACCGGGATCCACACCCCGCCCGACACCGCATATTTGCAGTACACGTCGGGATCCACCCGGAACCCGGCCGGGGTGATGATGTCGCACGAGAACCTGATGGCCAATTTCCGGCAACTGTTGCCCGGCTATTTCTCCGCCTCCGGAAACGTCATCCCGCCCGGCGCAACCATTGTGTCGTGGCTGCCGTTCTATCACGACATGGGTTTGTACCTCGGAGTTTGCGCACCGGTGCTGGCCGGGGTTCCCGCTGTGCTCACCAGTCCGATGGCGTTCCTGCAACGACCGGCCCGGTGGATCCAATTGTTGGCAAACAATTCTCGTGCCTATACCGCCGCGCCGAACTTCGCCTTCGAATTGGCTGTGCGAAAAACATCGGACGATGACCTGGCCGGCCGTGACCTCTCCGATGTGCTGGTCATCATCACCGGCGCCGAACGGGTGCATCCGGCAACGCTCGAGCGCTTCACCGATCGCTTTGCGAAGTTCAAGCTGAACCCGGCGGCGATCCGCCCGTCGTACGGGCTCGCGGAGGCGACCGTCTACGTGGCGACCAACCCACCCGATCGGCCACCGACGGTAGTGCGTTTCGAATCCGACAAGCTGACCGCCGGTGTGGCGCAGCGTAGCGAGAACAGTAGCGGCACACCCCTGGTCAGCTACCAGATGTCGCAGTCGCCGATGATCCGCATCGTTGACTCGGAGACCCGCACGGAGTGTCCGCCCGGTTCCGTCGGCGAGATCTGGGTGTACGGCGACAACGTCGCGACCGGCTATTGGGGCAGACCCGCAGAGAGCGCGGCGACGTTCGGCGGTCAACTCGTATCGCCCTCGGACGGCACTCCCGAGGGGCCCTGGCTGCGCACCGGGGACCTCGGCTTCGACTCTGACGGTGAGCTGTATGTGGTCGGCCGCATCAAAGATCTGCTGATCGTGTACGGGCGCAACCATTCTCCCGACGACATCGAGGCGACGATCCAGGAGATCACCCGGGGTCGCTGCGCGGCCATCGCGGTTCCGGACGGCCGCACCGAGAAGCTCGTCGTCATCATCGAAGTTAGAAAGCAGGGCGACTCTCACGAGGAGACGATGGACAAACTCTCGGCCGTCAAGCGAGAAGTGACCTCGGCGATATCCCACTCGCACAGCCTCGGTGTCGCCGATCTCGTTCCGGTGTCCCCGGGTTCGATCCCGATCACCACGAGCGGCAAAGTCCGGCGATCGGCCTGTGTCGAGCATTATCGGCAGGGCCAGTTCGCCCGGTTGGACGCGTAGCCGACAAAGCGGGGCGGGGGAGAATGAATCTGGCCTACGAAGACCATGGCCACGGTGAGGCGGTGCTGTTCATTGCCGGCCAAGGCGGTCTCGGACGCACCTGGGATCTTCACCAGGTGCCTGCATTCCGTGCGGCCGGGTACCGCGTCATCACGTTCGACAACCGGGGAGTCGGTGCCACAGCGGATACCGATACGTTCACCACTGCGACGATGGTGGCCGACACCGCCGAGTTGATCGAGCGGCTGGGCGTTGCACCCGTGCGGCTCGTCGGTGTCTCGATGGGCGCCTACATCGCCCAGGAGCTGATGCTGTCCCGGCCGGACCTGGTGAGCCAGGCGGCGTTGATGGCCACGCGGGGCCGCAACGACCGGGCGCGCGAGTTCTTTCGGCAGGCGGAATTGGAACTTGCCGGGTCAGATGTGCGGGTCCCGCCTGCCTACGAGGCGAAACTGCGTTTGCTGGAAAACTTTTCGCCAAGGACTCTGAATGACGACGGCTCGGTTCGGGACTGGATCGATACCTTCACGATGTGGCCGACCAAGCCGACCAGGGGGATTCGCGCTCAGTATGACGTCGCTCCGGAGCGGGATCGGCGGCCCGCGTACCGGTCGATCTCCACACCGGTGCTGGTGATCGGTTTCGCCGATGACCTCGTGATGCCTCCGCACCTCGGCGCAGAGGTGGCAGCGGCCCTTCCGAACGGCCGCTACCTCGAAATCGCCGACACGGGTCACCTGGGATTCCTCGAACGGCCGAATTCGGTGAATTCGGCAATCCTGGAGTTCTTCGCCGATGCCTGAGATCCAGTGTATGTCCCACGGCCACAACGACGTTGGCGGTCAGGCCGGACCGTCGGTACCGGAAACGCCGGACCGGGCCCGACGAACAGCCGATTCCCAGCGGAAGTCCAGTCGGCGCCGACCGGTGGCGACGGTAGCTTCCGTTCCGCATCGTGCACCCGCAGTTTGCATTACGATCCCGTATCACGTTGGCAATAGACCGATGTGGAGGTCGCCTGAATGCTGTACTTGTCGGGTTCGGATTCTGCCCGAATCACAGCGTGTTCGCCGTGACCCCTCCGCACGGCTGGTTCGGGGCGCCACCGGCAACCGAATCGGCGGGTTAGACACGGATGGGGGTTCGTGATTTGGGGGTTATGAAGCGGCTGTGGATTCCGCTGCTCATTCTTGTCGTCCTCGGCGCCGGCGGATTCACGGTGCTGCGGCTGCACGGTGTCTTCGGTTCCGAGATCCGCCCCGCGTATTCCGACACCGAAACCCAGGAACGCAAGCCCTACAACCCGAAGCAGCTGGTGTACGAGGTGTTCGGTTCACCGGGCACGACGGCGAGCATCAGCTATTTCGATGTTGACGCCGAGCCGCAGTT
Protein-coding regions in this window:
- a CDS encoding MmpS family protein → MKRLWIPLLILVVLGAGGFTVLRLHGVFGSEIRPAYSDTETQERKPYNPKQLVYEVFGSPGTTASISYFDVDAEPQFIESASLPWTLKFPMSETTAMVNIIAQGTGSNIGCRITVDGKVKSERTGQGTSAFTFCSLKAA
- a CDS encoding AMP-binding protein, whose amino-acid sequence is MGDTSILTLLNERAGLQGDDTAVTFIDYENSWDGVPESLTFAQLYRRTRNLARYLEQFGAPGDRALILAPQGIAYIVAFLGAMQAGRIAVPLSVPLGGASDDRVGSVLQNALPTVILTTSAVSGVVAEYVSSQPGGSTPSIVEVDLLDLDASPGRYGTGIHTPPDTAYLQYTSGSTRNPAGVMMSHENLMANFRQLLPGYFSASGNVIPPGATIVSWLPFYHDMGLYLGVCAPVLAGVPAVLTSPMAFLQRPARWIQLLANNSRAYTAAPNFAFELAVRKTSDDDLAGRDLSDVLVIITGAERVHPATLERFTDRFAKFKLNPAAIRPSYGLAEATVYVATNPPDRPPTVVRFESDKLTAGVAQRSENSSGTPLVSYQMSQSPMIRIVDSETRTECPPGSVGEIWVYGDNVATGYWGRPAESAATFGGQLVSPSDGTPEGPWLRTGDLGFDSDGELYVVGRIKDLLIVYGRNHSPDDIEATIQEITRGRCAAIAVPDGRTEKLVVIIEVRKQGDSHEETMDKLSAVKREVTSAISHSHSLGVADLVPVSPGSIPITTSGKVRRSACVEHYRQGQFARLDA
- a CDS encoding alpha/beta fold hydrolase → MNLAYEDHGHGEAVLFIAGQGGLGRTWDLHQVPAFRAAGYRVITFDNRGVGATADTDTFTTATMVADTAELIERLGVAPVRLVGVSMGAYIAQELMLSRPDLVSQAALMATRGRNDRAREFFRQAELELAGSDVRVPPAYEAKLRLLENFSPRTLNDDGSVRDWIDTFTMWPTKPTRGIRAQYDVAPERDRRPAYRSISTPVLVIGFADDLVMPPHLGAEVAAALPNGRYLEIADTGHLGFLERPNSVNSAILEFFADA